From Longimicrobium sp., one genomic window encodes:
- a CDS encoding alpha/beta hydrolase, with protein sequence MKGYAERLADWAARLGATVHATRYPRVEARGEACAVRLVPPGAPTARVLVAHGAGNDALFPLLELFGALLASGAEVFSFDVDGHGCASTTVFAPGSVRTAIAAAADQAERGRPPLPLHVVGHSLGGSLMLDALASGSLQRAASAAILSSPVDVRIGARTVAGELRGFFRLDTLAQRRHYGWWGLVPAFGPVKRASYPFRRVDDDGRAWSYVAAVQRLLAELDLEARAGTITHPTLLVYSDGDWIVPHAQGARLAARIPGAELLSLRGVSHYTLPFHRLTIERVVRWIGQHQLAAA encoded by the coding sequence ATGAAGGGCTACGCGGAGCGGCTGGCCGACTGGGCCGCGCGGCTGGGCGCCACCGTCCACGCCACGCGGTATCCTCGCGTCGAGGCGCGGGGCGAGGCGTGCGCCGTGCGGCTGGTTCCGCCCGGCGCGCCCACCGCGCGCGTTCTCGTCGCCCACGGGGCGGGGAACGACGCCCTGTTTCCGCTGCTGGAATTGTTCGGCGCCCTGCTGGCCAGCGGCGCTGAGGTGTTCTCGTTCGACGTGGACGGGCACGGCTGCGCCAGCACCACCGTGTTCGCGCCGGGCTCCGTCCGCACCGCCATCGCGGCCGCGGCGGACCAGGCGGAGCGCGGACGGCCGCCGCTGCCGCTTCACGTGGTCGGGCACAGCCTGGGGGGATCGCTGATGCTGGATGCGCTCGCCTCCGGGTCTCTTCAGCGCGCCGCCTCCGCCGCGATCCTTTCCTCGCCGGTGGACGTGCGGATCGGCGCGCGGACGGTGGCGGGAGAGCTGCGGGGGTTCTTTCGCCTCGATACGCTGGCGCAGCGCCGGCACTATGGATGGTGGGGACTGGTGCCCGCCTTCGGCCCGGTGAAGCGCGCCTCCTACCCGTTCCGCCGCGTGGACGACGACGGCCGCGCGTGGAGCTACGTGGCCGCCGTCCAGCGGCTGCTCGCGGAACTGGACCTGGAGGCCCGCGCGGGCACCATCACCCATCCCACGCTGCTGGTGTACAGCGACGGCGACTGGATCGTCCCGCACGCGCAGGGGGCGCGGCTGGCCGCGCGCATCCCGGGCGCGGAATTGCTGTCGCTTCGCGGCGTGTCGCATTACACGCTTCCCTTCCATCGCCTGACCATCGAACGCGTGGTCCGGTGGATCGGCCAGCACCAGCTCGCCGCCGCATGA
- a CDS encoding NAD(P)/FAD-dependent oxidoreductase: MSSTRVFRVPHVVIVGGGFGGLSAARALRNVPVSATLVDRRNHHLFQPLLYQVATATLSPADIAAPIRLILRHSRATEVLMAEVTGFDLDERKVCLADGRTLDYDYLVVATGATHAYFGHPEWEPLAPGLKTVEDATEIRRRFLLAFEAAEAATDPQERRDLLTFVVIGAGPTGVEMAGAMAETARRSLVRDFRNIDTSTARVILLEGGPRVLAAYEEGLSDYARRALEHIGVEVRTGSIVTRIEPDAVYIGDECIRTRNVVWAAGVTASPLGKMLGVPTDPVGRVMVQPDLSVPGHPELFVIGDLAHLRDKRGNLLPGVGPVALQQGRHVARNIRATLRGEERRPFRYVDKGSMATIGRRKAVLQAHQVQVEGWFAWLAWLFVHIFFLIGFRNRLLVMVQWAWSYLTWQRGARLITGEVGSELAPPGKPLGTVDRAQRPLSEGRPAARDAAVAAAQGQVAPADAEGTGWMGGDRAQGSSPPAG; this comes from the coding sequence GCGCGCTGCGCAACGTGCCCGTCAGCGCCACGCTCGTCGACCGGCGCAACCACCACCTCTTTCAGCCGCTGCTCTACCAGGTGGCCACGGCCACGCTGTCGCCCGCCGACATCGCGGCGCCCATCCGCCTGATCCTGCGCCACAGCCGCGCCACCGAGGTGCTGATGGCGGAGGTCACCGGCTTCGACCTCGACGAGCGCAAGGTGTGCCTGGCGGACGGGCGCACGCTGGACTACGACTACCTGGTGGTGGCCACGGGCGCCACGCACGCCTACTTCGGCCACCCCGAGTGGGAGCCGCTGGCGCCGGGCCTGAAGACGGTGGAGGACGCCACGGAGATCCGCCGCCGCTTTCTGCTGGCCTTCGAGGCCGCCGAAGCCGCCACGGACCCGCAGGAGCGGCGGGACCTGCTCACCTTCGTGGTCATCGGCGCCGGGCCCACGGGGGTGGAGATGGCGGGGGCGATGGCCGAGACCGCCCGCCGCTCGCTCGTGCGCGACTTCCGCAACATCGACACGTCCACCGCCCGCGTGATCCTGCTGGAAGGCGGGCCGCGCGTGCTGGCGGCGTACGAGGAGGGCCTCAGCGACTATGCGCGGCGCGCCCTGGAGCACATCGGCGTCGAGGTGCGCACGGGCTCCATCGTCACGCGCATCGAGCCCGACGCCGTGTACATCGGCGACGAGTGCATCCGCACCCGCAACGTGGTCTGGGCGGCCGGCGTCACGGCGTCACCGCTGGGAAAGATGCTGGGCGTGCCGACGGACCCGGTCGGCCGGGTGATGGTGCAGCCCGACCTGTCCGTCCCCGGCCACCCGGAGTTGTTCGTCATCGGTGACCTGGCGCACCTGCGGGACAAGCGCGGCAATCTGCTTCCCGGCGTCGGCCCCGTCGCGCTACAGCAGGGGCGGCACGTGGCGCGAAACATCCGCGCTACGCTGCGCGGCGAAGAGCGCCGGCCCTTCCGCTACGTCGACAAGGGGAGCATGGCTACGATCGGCCGGCGCAAGGCGGTGCTGCAGGCGCACCAGGTGCAGGTCGAAGGATGGTTCGCGTGGCTCGCCTGGCTGTTCGTCCACATCTTCTTTCTGATCGGCTTCCGCAACCGGCTGCTGGTGATGGTGCAGTGGGCGTGGAGCTATCTCACCTGGCAGCGCGGCGCCCGGCTGATCACCGGCGAGGTGGGGTCGGAGCTCGCCCCACCCGGAAAGCCGCTGGGGACGGTTGATCGAGCACAGCGGCCGCTCTCAGAAGGACGCCCGGCCGCGCGCGACGCCGCCGTGGCTGCGGCGCAGGGGCAGGTGGCGCCGGCGGACGCGGAGGGCACCGGGTGGATGGGCGGCGACCGCGCCCAGGGCTCGTCCCCGCCCGCCGGATGA